The Halorhodospira halophila genome window below encodes:
- the nifB gene encoding nitrogenase cofactor biosynthesis protein NifB, which translates to MDASGSTTCDPAAGCPGVGGEGAPGDGLEHLPEALRAKVRDHPCYSERAHHHFARLHVAVAPGCNLSCNYCNRKYDCANESRPGVVSEVLTPEEAAAKTLAVAHEIPQLSVVGIAGPGDALANPRRTFETFERIREVAPQLRLCLSTNGLALPDYVDDLVALEVEHVTVTVNAIDPEIGARIHPSILFEHRRRRGLEAARILVQRQLAGIEALAARGVLVKVNSVAIPGINHQHLPVVSRAVRQRGAFLHNVMPLISDPSHGTYFGEIGQRGPSDAELLGLRAACASDIAVMSHCQQCRADAAGLIGEDRGAEFSRARVAGRSLDPEAVRRRQQATWQELEEQLREEEGTP; encoded by the coding sequence ATGGACGCATCCGGCTCCACCACCTGCGACCCCGCCGCCGGCTGCCCCGGCGTCGGTGGCGAGGGGGCGCCCGGCGACGGGCTCGAGCACCTGCCCGAGGCGCTGCGCGCCAAGGTCCGGGACCACCCCTGCTACTCCGAGCGTGCCCACCACCACTTCGCGCGGCTGCACGTGGCCGTTGCCCCGGGGTGCAACCTCTCGTGCAACTACTGCAATCGCAAGTACGACTGCGCCAACGAGTCCCGCCCCGGCGTGGTTTCCGAGGTGCTCACTCCGGAGGAGGCCGCGGCCAAGACCCTGGCGGTGGCCCATGAAATCCCGCAGCTGTCGGTGGTGGGCATCGCCGGACCGGGCGACGCCCTGGCCAACCCGCGCCGCACCTTCGAGACCTTCGAGCGCATCCGCGAGGTGGCTCCCCAGCTGCGCCTGTGCCTGTCCACCAACGGCCTGGCGCTGCCCGACTACGTGGACGATCTGGTGGCCCTCGAGGTGGAGCACGTCACGGTGACGGTCAACGCCATCGACCCGGAGATCGGCGCGCGCATCCACCCCTCGATCCTCTTTGAGCACCGGCGCCGGCGTGGCCTGGAAGCCGCCCGGATCCTCGTGCAGCGCCAGCTCGCCGGCATCGAGGCGCTGGCCGCCCGCGGCGTGCTGGTCAAGGTCAACTCGGTGGCCATCCCCGGGATCAACCATCAGCATCTACCTGTCGTTTCCCGGGCGGTCCGCCAGCGCGGGGCGTTCCTGCACAACGTCATGCCCCTGATCTCCGACCCCAGCCACGGCACCTACTTCGGCGAAATCGGCCAGCGCGGCCCGAGCGACGCCGAGCTGCTCGGCCTGCGGGCCGCCTGCGCCAGTGATATCGCCGTGATGAGCCACTGCCAGCAGTGCCGTGCCGATGCCGCCGGGCTGATCGGCGAGGACCGCGGGGCGGAGTTCAGCCGGGCCCGGGTAGCGGGCCGGTCGCTGGATCCGGAGGCCGTGCGCCGACGCCAGCAGGCCACCTGGCAGGAGTTGGAGGAGCAGCTGCGGGAAGAGGAGGGTACGCCATGA
- the nifA gene encoding nif-specific transcriptional activator NifA → MENPTSVGPRERARAELVEAQLEALYQVSRVLSRSLDLRESLQAVLEVLHEHADMHSGMVALRDPVRRETIVRALYGQSPANEVAYRPGEGIVGEILNHAEPLIVRRISEEPRFLDRLGLYDPDLPFIGVPINGPGEQDPPVGVLAAQPAADEGALLAERSRFMQMVANLVAQTVRLATEVDREQAAIVDERDRLRREVQESYGFENVIGRTPAIRRVFEQVRRVAQWSTTVLLRGESGTGKELLANAIHYNSPRADAPFVKLNCAALPDSLLESELFGHEKGAFTGAVQSRVGRFEQADGGTIFLDEMGEISPAFQAKLLRVLQEGEFERVGSTRTRRVDVRVLAATNRDLEAAVAAGEFREDLYYRLNVMTITMPALRERLEDIPELVRFLVGRIASNQERALEISDDAIRTLMRYHWPGNVRELENALERAAIMSEDGRIDQEAVILAGIPEDGSPAVEGGVLPAGPAAPDPNDPNLDERERVIAALERTGWVQAKAARLLGMTPRQIAYRIKTLDIPVKSL, encoded by the coding sequence ATGGAGAACCCCACGTCCGTCGGCCCCCGAGAACGCGCCCGGGCCGAACTGGTCGAGGCCCAGCTCGAGGCGCTGTACCAGGTCAGCCGGGTGCTCTCGCGCAGTCTCGACCTGCGCGAGAGCCTTCAGGCCGTCCTGGAGGTGCTCCACGAGCACGCCGATATGCACTCCGGGATGGTCGCCCTGCGCGACCCCGTCCGCCGCGAGACCATCGTGCGCGCGCTGTATGGGCAGAGCCCCGCCAATGAGGTCGCCTACCGGCCGGGCGAGGGGATCGTTGGCGAGATCCTCAATCACGCCGAGCCGCTGATCGTGCGGCGCATCTCCGAGGAGCCGCGCTTCCTCGATCGGCTCGGCCTCTACGATCCGGATCTGCCGTTCATCGGTGTACCCATCAACGGCCCCGGCGAGCAGGACCCGCCGGTGGGCGTACTCGCCGCCCAGCCCGCCGCCGACGAGGGCGCGCTGCTGGCCGAGCGCTCTCGGTTCATGCAGATGGTCGCCAACCTGGTCGCACAGACGGTCCGCCTGGCCACCGAGGTTGACCGTGAGCAGGCGGCCATCGTCGATGAGCGCGACCGCCTGCGCCGGGAGGTGCAGGAGAGCTACGGCTTCGAGAACGTCATCGGCCGGACCCCGGCTATCCGCCGGGTCTTCGAGCAGGTGCGTCGGGTGGCGCAGTGGAGCACTACGGTGCTGCTGCGCGGTGAGTCCGGCACCGGCAAGGAGCTGTTGGCCAACGCCATCCACTACAACTCGCCCCGGGCCGACGCGCCCTTTGTCAAGCTCAACTGCGCGGCGCTGCCCGACAGCCTGCTCGAGAGCGAGCTCTTCGGCCACGAGAAAGGCGCCTTCACCGGCGCTGTGCAGAGCCGGGTGGGGCGCTTCGAGCAGGCCGACGGCGGCACCATCTTCCTCGATGAGATGGGCGAGATCTCCCCGGCCTTCCAGGCGAAGCTGCTGCGGGTCCTGCAGGAGGGGGAGTTCGAGCGGGTGGGCAGCACCCGGACCCGGCGGGTGGACGTGCGCGTGCTCGCCGCCACCAACCGCGATCTGGAGGCGGCGGTGGCCGCCGGGGAGTTCCGCGAGGACCTCTACTACCGGCTCAACGTGATGACCATCACCATGCCGGCGCTGCGCGAGCGCCTCGAGGACATCCCGGAGCTGGTCCGGTTCCTCGTCGGGCGCATCGCCAGCAACCAGGAGCGGGCGCTGGAGATCTCCGACGACGCCATCCGCACGCTGATGCGCTACCACTGGCCGGGCAATGTTCGCGAACTGGAGAACGCCCTGGAGCGGGCGGCGATCATGAGCGAGGACGGCCGCATCGACCAGGAGGCCGTGATCCTGGCTGGGATCCCCGAGGACGGCTCGCCGGCCGTCGAGGGCGGGGTGCTGCCCGCCGGGCCGGCGGCCCCGGACCCGAACGACCCGAACCTGGACGAGCGCGAGCGGGTCATCGCCGCGCTGGAGCGCACCGGTTGGGTGCAGGCCAAGGCGGCGCGGTTGCTGGGCATGACGCCGCGGCAGATCGCCTACCGGATCAAGACCCTCGACATCCCGGTCAAGAGCCTATGA
- the rsxA gene encoding electron transport complex subunit RsxA, which produces MTEYLLLLLGVALVNNVVLTQFLGLCPFMGVSNRLDTALGMGLATTFVLTLAAAAGWVIEHALLIPLDLEFLRILSFILVIAGTVQFTEMAVARVSPALHQVLGVFLPLITTNCAVLGVALLNIQEAHTFAESLVFGVGAALGFTLVLVLFAGLRERLATAAVPAAFAGAPIGFVVAGLLSLAFMGLTGLPEGG; this is translated from the coding sequence ATGACGGAATACCTGCTACTGCTGCTCGGCGTCGCCCTAGTGAACAATGTGGTCCTGACCCAGTTCCTGGGGCTGTGCCCGTTCATGGGTGTGTCGAACCGACTGGATACCGCCCTGGGCATGGGCCTGGCCACCACCTTCGTACTCACGTTGGCGGCGGCGGCCGGGTGGGTGATCGAGCACGCCCTGCTCATCCCCCTGGACCTGGAGTTCCTGCGCATCCTCAGCTTCATCCTCGTCATCGCCGGGACCGTGCAGTTCACCGAGATGGCCGTCGCCCGGGTCAGCCCCGCCCTGCACCAGGTTCTGGGCGTCTTCCTGCCGCTGATCACCACCAACTGCGCCGTGCTCGGCGTGGCCCTGCTCAACATCCAGGAAGCGCACACGTTCGCCGAGAGCCTGGTCTTCGGCGTCGGAGCGGCGCTCGGTTTCACGCTGGTTCTGGTCCTGTTCGCCGGCCTGCGCGAGCGGCTGGCCACGGCGGCGGTACCGGCCGCCTTTGCCGGTGCCCCCATCGGCTTCGTGGTCGCCGGGCTGCTGTCGCTGGCGTTCATGGGACTGACCGGACTGCCCGAAGGAGGGTGA
- a CDS encoding RnfABCDGE type electron transport complex subunit B, with product MYAAMLVLTGMALVIGFLLAVAAQYLKPPPDETAEEVERVLPGTNCGQCGLPGCSVGARAVAAGELPVNFCPPGGRAVAEEIARITGQPLVLEDGDDGVRRVARVTREDLCTGCLKCIKACPTDAVIGAPKQIHGVLPEACSGCTACIDVCATGALEMVPEPVTLANWRWPRPTEACDRAA from the coding sequence ATGTATGCAGCGATGCTGGTTCTGACCGGGATGGCGCTGGTGATCGGGTTCCTGCTGGCCGTGGCCGCGCAGTATCTAAAGCCGCCGCCGGACGAGACCGCCGAGGAGGTGGAGCGCGTCCTGCCCGGTACCAACTGCGGCCAGTGCGGCCTGCCCGGCTGCAGCGTCGGCGCCCGGGCCGTGGCCGCCGGCGAGCTGCCGGTGAACTTCTGCCCGCCCGGCGGTCGCGCCGTGGCCGAGGAGATTGCCCGGATCACCGGGCAGCCGCTGGTCCTGGAAGACGGCGACGACGGCGTCCGCCGGGTGGCGCGGGTCACCCGCGAGGACCTGTGCACCGGCTGCCTGAAGTGCATCAAGGCCTGCCCCACCGATGCGGTCATCGGCGCACCCAAGCAGATCCACGGGGTATTGCCCGAGGCGTGTTCCGGCTGCACGGCGTGCATCGACGTCTGCGCCACCGGCGCGCTGGAGATGGTCCCGGAGCCGGTCACCCTGGCCAATTGGCGCTGGCCGCGACCGACGGAGGCCTGCGACCGTGCTGCTTAG
- the rsxC gene encoding electron transport complex subunit RsxC, which yields MLLSKPKIIRGGVRTESRKQSTAEAPLEPLRAGQRLYVSLAQHIGAPALPAVAPGQDVAKGQCIGTPEAGLSAAVHAPTSGRVVAIDRHPAPHPSGLTVPTVIIEPDGEERWAPQLPDPMTAPAGQLDPTAIATRVAEAGIVGMGGAAFPAAVKLGAGQPVATLILNGGECEPYLTCDDRLMRERAAGIIDGAQLMARALGAERTAIGVEDNKPEAIHALRRATDALGGPDVVPVPSLWPQGSEKHLIYTLTGREVPAGARAADIGVVVHNVGTAYAVHRAARHGRPLISRPITVGGGAVAEPTNFEVPLGLPLQALLEAAGGLREDPARVLAGGPMMGQVAPLEAGVAKGTNGVIALTAAEIREAEGRPCIRCGRCVDACPMGLMPFEIANRAAAGDVDGAAASGLMDCLTCGSCAYVCPSARPLVQLFHHARGQRAEQAAAKERSELQRRMAEQRAERQRREQERKKAAAAARRRQRAQQKAAGGDSESPAQEQPQNEEKETQT from the coding sequence GTGCTGCTTAGCAAACCAAAGATCATCCGCGGCGGCGTACGCACCGAGTCGCGCAAGCAATCCACCGCAGAGGCCCCGCTGGAACCCCTGCGGGCCGGGCAGCGGCTCTACGTCTCGCTGGCCCAGCACATCGGCGCGCCCGCCCTGCCGGCGGTCGCACCGGGCCAGGACGTCGCCAAGGGGCAGTGCATCGGCACGCCGGAAGCCGGCCTCTCGGCCGCCGTCCACGCCCCCACCTCGGGCCGGGTGGTGGCCATTGACCGCCATCCGGCGCCGCACCCCTCGGGGCTGACCGTCCCCACCGTGATCATCGAACCCGACGGCGAGGAGCGCTGGGCGCCGCAGCTGCCGGACCCGATGACCGCGCCGGCCGGGCAGCTCGACCCTACGGCCATCGCCACCCGGGTGGCCGAGGCGGGCATCGTCGGCATGGGGGGCGCCGCCTTCCCGGCGGCGGTCAAGCTCGGCGCCGGGCAGCCGGTGGCCACCCTGATCCTCAACGGCGGTGAGTGCGAGCCGTACCTGACCTGCGACGACCGCCTGATGCGCGAGCGCGCCGCCGGGATCATCGACGGCGCCCAGCTGATGGCCCGCGCCCTGGGAGCCGAGCGCACCGCCATCGGGGTCGAGGACAACAAGCCGGAGGCCATCCACGCCCTGCGCCGCGCCACCGACGCCCTGGGCGGCCCCGACGTGGTGCCGGTACCGAGCCTCTGGCCCCAGGGCTCGGAAAAACACCTGATCTACACGCTGACCGGCCGCGAGGTGCCCGCCGGGGCGCGGGCGGCGGATATCGGCGTGGTGGTGCACAACGTCGGCACCGCCTACGCCGTCCACCGCGCCGCCCGCCACGGCCGGCCGCTGATCAGCCGTCCGATCACCGTCGGCGGCGGCGCCGTGGCCGAGCCGACGAACTTCGAGGTGCCCCTGGGTCTGCCGCTGCAGGCCCTGCTCGAGGCGGCCGGCGGGCTGCGCGAGGACCCGGCCCGGGTGCTCGCCGGCGGTCCGATGATGGGCCAGGTGGCCCCGCTGGAGGCCGGCGTGGCCAAGGGCACCAACGGCGTCATCGCCCTGACCGCCGCGGAGATCCGCGAGGCCGAAGGGCGCCCCTGCATCCGTTGCGGGCGCTGTGTCGATGCCTGCCCGATGGGGCTGATGCCCTTCGAGATCGCCAACCGCGCCGCCGCCGGCGACGTCGACGGCGCCGCGGCCAGCGGCCTGATGGACTGCCTGACCTGCGGTTCCTGCGCCTACGTCTGTCCCTCGGCGCGGCCGCTGGTCCAGCTCTTCCACCACGCCCGGGGTCAGCGCGCCGAGCAAGCCGCCGCCAAGGAGCGCAGCGAACTGCAGCGGCGCATGGCCGAGCAGCGGGCGGAGCGCCAGCGACGCGAGCAGGAACGCAAGAAGGCCGCCGCCGCGGCCCGCCGCCGCCAGCGGGCGCAGCAGAAGGCCGCCGGCGGCGATTCGGAAAGTCCAGCCCAGGAGCAGCCGCAAAACGAGGAGAAGGAGACTCAGACGTGA
- a CDS encoding RnfABCDGE type electron transport complex subunit D: MSELVAGPHTRAPLSLPTLMRQVLLAAAPATAFGVWLYGWPALNLLLITLVTVVAAEAACLRAAGRPVRSGVGDSSALVAGWILAMSLPPWAPWWIGVIGGLLAVILGKGVFGGTGQNLFNPAMVARVALLIAFPVEMTRWVEPAPLGSATAPGFLESLGITFAGAADWDAVTGATTLDTARTAVTEGQSIETALPEAYQPALALLGYAPGSLAEGSALLLALGGLYLIYRRVIAWEIPVVMLATLALLASAFHLIDPDRYADAGVHILAGSTLLAAFFIATDPTTSPATTLGRAVFAAGCALIVWVVRTYGGYPEATAFAVLLMNAFTPLIDHWIRPRVYGRTRLGAPLSTDREGP, translated from the coding sequence GTGAGCGAGCTGGTTGCCGGCCCCCACACCCGGGCCCCGCTGAGCCTGCCCACCCTGATGCGCCAGGTGCTGCTCGCCGCAGCACCCGCCACCGCCTTCGGGGTGTGGCTCTACGGCTGGCCGGCCCTCAATCTGCTGCTGATCACCCTGGTCACCGTGGTGGCCGCCGAGGCCGCCTGCCTGCGCGCGGCCGGACGCCCGGTACGCAGCGGCGTGGGTGACAGCTCCGCGCTGGTCGCCGGCTGGATCCTGGCCATGAGCCTGCCGCCCTGGGCGCCGTGGTGGATCGGTGTGATCGGCGGACTGCTGGCGGTGATCCTGGGCAAGGGGGTCTTCGGCGGCACCGGGCAGAACCTCTTCAATCCCGCCATGGTCGCCCGCGTTGCCCTGCTCATCGCCTTCCCGGTGGAAATGACCCGCTGGGTGGAGCCGGCCCCCCTGGGCTCGGCAACCGCCCCCGGCTTCCTGGAATCGCTCGGGATCACCTTCGCCGGCGCTGCTGACTGGGACGCGGTCACCGGCGCCACCACCCTCGACACGGCGCGCACCGCCGTCACCGAGGGGCAGAGCATCGAGACCGCCCTGCCCGAAGCCTACCAGCCGGCGCTGGCCCTGCTCGGCTACGCGCCGGGCAGCCTGGCGGAGGGCTCGGCACTGCTGCTCGCCCTGGGCGGGCTCTACCTGATCTACCGGCGGGTGATCGCCTGGGAGATCCCGGTGGTCATGCTCGCCACCCTGGCGCTGCTCGCCAGCGCCTTCCACCTGATCGACCCGGATCGCTACGCCGATGCCGGCGTCCATATCCTGGCCGGTTCGACCCTGCTGGCGGCCTTTTTCATCGCCACCGACCCGACCACCTCGCCGGCCACCACCCTCGGCCGTGCGGTCTTCGCCGCCGGCTGTGCGCTGATCGTCTGGGTGGTGCGCACCTACGGCGGCTACCCGGAGGCCACCGCCTTCGCGGTGCTGCTGATGAACGCCTTCACCCCGCTGATCGACCACTGGATCCGCCCCCGGGTCTACGGCCGGACCCGGCTGGGCGCGCCGCTGAGCACGGACCGGGAGGGCCCATGA
- a CDS encoding RnfABCDGE type electron transport complex subunit G yields MSTPERPSYQQRTAYHVTLLGMVALLSSAALVIADLQTREPIEAARERQLGERIAQVTPVHSAADAPLERTVTVEHDGRRHTGWQHVEGDAVTAVALESQAQGYGGTIRVIVGIDRDGEILAARVTEHRETPGLGDDIEAERSDWIDAFEGRSLGDPPEEAWAVEKDGGEFDQFTGATITPRAVVEAVHAALHAFEAHQDRLLDPRAGRQRTADGATEETDDG; encoded by the coding sequence ATGAGCACGCCGGAGCGCCCCAGCTACCAGCAGCGCACCGCCTACCACGTCACCCTGCTCGGCATGGTGGCCCTGCTCAGCAGCGCCGCGCTGGTCATTGCCGACCTGCAGACCCGCGAGCCGATCGAGGCGGCCCGCGAGCGCCAGCTCGGCGAGCGCATCGCCCAGGTCACGCCGGTACACAGCGCCGCCGACGCCCCGCTGGAGCGCACCGTCACCGTCGAGCACGACGGCCGCCGACACACCGGCTGGCAGCACGTGGAGGGCGATGCAGTAACGGCGGTGGCGCTGGAGAGTCAGGCCCAGGGCTACGGCGGCACCATCCGGGTGATCGTCGGCATCGACCGCGACGGCGAAATCCTGGCCGCACGCGTCACCGAGCACCGGGAGACCCCGGGGCTCGGCGACGACATCGAGGCCGAACGCTCCGACTGGATCGACGCCTTCGAGGGGCGCTCCCTCGGCGATCCCCCCGAAGAGGCTTGGGCCGTGGAGAAGGACGGCGGCGAGTTCGACCAGTTCACGGGTGCGACCATCACCCCGCGGGCGGTGGTCGAGGCCGTCCACGCCGCCCTGCACGCCTTCGAGGCCCACCAGGACCGGCTGCTCGACCCCCGCGCCGGCCGCCAGCGGACCGCCGATGGCGCAACCGAGGAGACCGACGATGGCTGA
- a CDS encoding electron transport complex subunit E has product MADTDAGLADREAPAPEGRWRRIAREGLWDNNVVFAQLLALCPLLAVTSTATNGLGLGLATLFVMVLAAVLVSTLRGLITDPVRIPVFILLIATLVTVVDLFMEAHLNPLYQALGLFIPLIVTNCAILARAEVFASRHPPAEAAFDGLMMGLGFTAILVVLGGVRELLGAGTLFDQAGLMLGDAFAFLEITVFPDYPGFLLMVLPPGGFIALGFLMAGKRLLDRRREAQTT; this is encoded by the coding sequence ATGGCTGACACCGATGCCGGACTCGCCGACCGGGAAGCACCCGCCCCCGAGGGCCGCTGGCGGCGCATCGCCCGTGAGGGGCTTTGGGACAACAACGTGGTCTTCGCTCAGCTGCTGGCCCTCTGCCCGCTGCTGGCGGTGACCTCTACCGCCACCAACGGTCTGGGGTTGGGTCTGGCCACGCTGTTCGTGATGGTGCTCGCAGCGGTGCTGGTCTCCACCCTGCGCGGGCTGATCACCGACCCGGTGCGCATCCCGGTGTTTATCCTGCTCATCGCCACCCTGGTCACCGTGGTGGATCTGTTCATGGAGGCCCACCTCAACCCCCTCTACCAGGCGCTGGGGCTGTTCATCCCGCTGATCGTGACCAACTGCGCCATCCTGGCCCGGGCCGAAGTCTTCGCCTCGCGCCATCCGCCCGCCGAGGCCGCCTTTGACGGACTGATGATGGGCCTGGGCTTCACCGCCATCCTGGTCGTTCTCGGCGGCGTGCGCGAGCTGCTCGGCGCCGGCACCCTGTTCGACCAGGCCGGGCTGATGCTCGGGGATGCCTTCGCTTTCCTGGAGATCACCGTCTTCCCTGATTACCCCGGCTTCCTGCTCATGGTGCTGCCGCCGGGGGGCTTTATCGCGTTAGGATTTCTGATGGCCGGCAAGCGGCTGCTGGATCGACGCCGGGAGGCACAGACGACATGA
- a CDS encoding RnfH family protein, which translates to MSEHEAQNDPLQVSVAYVEGSEHFWRCLQVPAGTTAAQAVAQSGLQQRFPHLELSALKLGVFAKPVKADRVLENGDRVEVYRPITADPEALAGEEADS; encoded by the coding sequence ATGAGCGAGCACGAGGCGCAGAACGACCCCCTGCAGGTCTCGGTGGCCTACGTCGAGGGCAGTGAGCACTTCTGGCGCTGCCTGCAGGTGCCGGCGGGGACCACCGCCGCGCAGGCCGTGGCACAGAGCGGCCTGCAGCAGCGCTTCCCGCACCTGGAGCTGAGCGCGCTCAAGCTCGGCGTCTTCGCCAAGCCGGTCAAGGCTGATCGGGTTCTCGAGAACGGCGACCGCGTGGAGGTCTACCGGCCGATCACCGCCGACCCGGAGGCCCTGGCCGGCGAAGAGGCGGATTCATGA
- a CDS encoding SoxR reducing system RseC family protein, which translates to MSGCLEREAVVIETRGDQARVHADRPAACGACKARGACGAQLLDRHRGARGVWVRNAIGAHAGEAVVVSVPTGALLGGALAVYLLPLAGLLGGALLADAGLGAGTPGTVASAAAGLVAGLLAARRLLQRRRSPTGQLSLRRPGSA; encoded by the coding sequence ATGAGCGGCTGCCTGGAGCGCGAGGCGGTGGTCATCGAGACCCGCGGCGATCAGGCCCGGGTCCACGCCGACCGGCCGGCGGCCTGTGGCGCCTGCAAGGCGCGCGGGGCCTGCGGCGCGCAGCTGCTGGACCGCCACCGCGGGGCGCGGGGCGTGTGGGTGCGCAACGCCATCGGCGCCCACGCCGGCGAGGCGGTGGTGGTCTCGGTGCCTACCGGCGCCCTGCTCGGCGGCGCCCTGGCCGTTTACCTGCTGCCGCTGGCCGGCCTGCTCGGCGGCGCCCTGCTCGCCGACGCCGGACTCGGCGCCGGCACCCCGGGCACCGTGGCCAGCGCGGCGGCGGGTCTGGTGGCTGGACTACTGGCCGCACGGCGTCTGCTGCAGCGTCGCCGCAGCCCAACCGGGCAACTGAGCCTGCGCCGCCCCGGCAGCGCCTAG
- a CDS encoding outer membrane beta-barrel protein, which translates to MRASDNPQSRPSRARAGIAWALLLVLGVAPAAAEEQRPQSYVQLAFAQVVFDGSLSVRPEGDPDAEAIDYRRAIGGHLRASWQSAAGGFLYFDYLGTDACVGDCLGGGDAEDTRAALEHYAFGLGWHRSDVVAGTDVYAAAARERRNLEKCEEDDDDACREDRRAGATVGLGVQRPLSRRWSVDAHYAYYLGMDDPDDPEERLLRIGNGRLTLSARVELVEGLFDGVFEYEESRNRGGRVGVRLRF; encoded by the coding sequence ATGCGAGCAAGCGACAACCCGCAATCACGCCCGAGCCGGGCTCGGGCAGGCATCGCCTGGGCGCTGCTCCTCGTCCTCGGGGTGGCGCCGGCCGCCGCCGAGGAGCAACGACCGCAGAGCTACGTCCAGCTGGCCTTTGCCCAGGTCGTCTTCGACGGCTCGCTGAGCGTCCGCCCGGAGGGGGATCCGGACGCTGAGGCCATCGACTACCGCCGGGCCATCGGCGGCCACCTGCGCGCCTCCTGGCAGTCCGCCGCGGGCGGTTTTCTTTACTTCGACTATCTGGGCACGGATGCCTGCGTCGGCGACTGCCTGGGGGGCGGGGACGCCGAAGATACCCGCGCCGCCCTGGAGCACTACGCCTTCGGCCTGGGCTGGCATCGGAGCGACGTGGTGGCCGGAACGGACGTGTACGCTGCGGCCGCCCGCGAGCGGCGCAACCTCGAAAAGTGTGAGGAAGACGACGACGACGCCTGCCGGGAGGACCGCCGGGCCGGTGCCACCGTGGGGCTGGGTGTGCAGCGACCGCTCTCCAGGCGCTGGAGCGTGGACGCCCACTACGCCTACTACCTGGGCATGGACGACCCGGACGATCCCGAGGAGCGTCTGCTGCGCATCGGCAATGGTCGCCTGACCCTGAGCGCCCGTGTCGAGCTGGTGGAGGGACTCTTTGACGGCGTCTTCGAGTACGAGGAGTCGCGCAATCGCGGCGGGCGTGTCGGCGTCCGCCTGCGCTTCTAG